In Penicillium psychrofluorescens genome assembly, chromosome: 5, a single window of DNA contains:
- a CDS encoding uncharacterized protein (ID:PFLUO_007315-T1.cds;~source:funannotate), with the protein MVDSKVPSPGPAKLKRNAGPEEWLEAAKDCKYLSEPHMKQLCEMVKEYMMEESNIQPVSTPVTVCGDIHGQFYDLLELFRVSGGMPDGTELDAPKTAPSIITSADLEPPSTITDPKIRKKLRGPSDSSHEDDDDDETGSNDARSRSPAGSEDVRLNRNFVFLGDYVDRGYFSLETLTLLLCLKAKYPDRVTLVRGNHESRQITQVYGFYEECFQKYGSASVWKACCQVFDFMTLGAIIDGKVLCVHGGLSPEIRTLDQVRVVARAQEIPHEGAFCDLVWSDPDDVETWAVSPRGAGWLFGDRVADEFCHVNDLSLIARAHQLVNEGYKYHFSNQNVVTVWSAPNYCYRCGNLASVCEIDENLKPAFKLFSAVGDDQRHVPTSRPGRKDPGAQPEEWVIGSEQETACRDDKDAVEKNDSRPFAQRTTPSELIPCWLKYLVMGGGSGAFSARINCNRKMEQVDVVICGSGSAGLCAATWLARYGVKCKVLERRDGPMKMGQADGVQCRTVEIFESFGVGEELLRDAYHVLEVSFWADEGSGIIKRTGRAADVKPGLSHQPHVILNQARMNALLIGLMRKYNDQDIDYGYNVTNVEVDSASVADHDAHPVTVTAEKDGVNQTFAAKYALACDGAHSIVRKALGYRMIGDSSDAVWGVMDMVPRTDFPDIRKKSTIRSAAGNILVIPREGESNNLTRFYIELPPGTNPKDVKLENLQRQAQSIFHPYKVDFVETVWWSAYAIGQRHADFFHKNHRVFLAGDACHTHSPKAGQGMNVSLQDGYNIGWKLGEVLTGLAVPEILKTYVLEREKVAIDLINFDRYFSKLFSSSSSGKKATPAEFQEGFTKSGKYTAGLTAKYDVSPITAALELTQLASNVVVGMRLPSAQIVRFCDSKPMQLMQSLKSDGRWRVIVFGGDLSVPASQEKLNALGKYLDSLDGPIHSFTPQSAHADSLIETILVGHGKRHDVELEQIPECFYPVSGKNQTRDLHKIFYDDEAYNLTHGHAYDFLGIDPKEGAIVIVRPDQYVSAVVNLGEYLEIGKFFAGFLKRQT; encoded by the exons atGGTTGACAGCAAGGTCCCGTCGCCGGGTCCCGCCAAGCTGAAACGCAATGCTGGCCCCGAGGAATGGCTGGAGGCAGCCAAGGACTGCAAGTACCTGTCCGAACCGCACATGAAGCAGCTGTGTGAGATGGTCAAGGAGTACATGATGGAGG AATCCAACATCCAGCCCGTCTCAACCCCCGTCACCGTCTGCGGCGACATTCACGGTCAGTTCTACGATCTGCTCGAACTCTTCCGGGTCTCGGGCGGCATGCCCGATGGCACCGAGCTCGACGCCCCCAAGACTGCCCCCTCGatcatcacctccgccgaCCTCGAGCCCCCTTCTACCATCACCGACCCTAAGATCCGGAAAAAGCTCCGCGGGCCCAGCGACAGCTCGcacgaggatgacgacgacgacgagacAGGTTCCAACGATGCTCGCAGTCGATCGCCTGCAGGGTCCGAGGATGTCCGGCTCAATCGCAACTTTGTTTTTCTAGGGGATTATGTGGATCGCGGATATTTCAGTCTAGAGACTTTGACACTATTACTGTGTCTGAAGGCAAA GTATCCTGATCGAGTCACGTTAGTTCGCGGCAACCACGAGTCTCGACAGATTACGCAGGTATATGGGTTCTACGAGGAATGTTTCCAGAAGTACGGAAGTGCTTCGGTCTGGAAGGCCTGCTGTCAGGTCTTTGACTTCATGACGCTGGGGGCTATTATCGACGGCAAAGTCTTGTGTGTTCACGGAGGGCTGAGCCCCGAGATCCGCACGCTGGATCAAGTCCGGGTGGTGGCTCGCGCCCAGGAGATTCCCCATGAGGGAGCCTTCTGCGATCTGGTTTGGTCCGATCCGGACGATGTCGAGACCTGGGCTGTCAGCCCACGGGGTGCAG GCTGGCTATTTGGTGACCGGGTGGCCGACGAATTCTGCCATGTCAACGATCTCTCCCTGATTGCTCGCGCACACCAGCTGGTCAATGAGGGGTACAAGTACCATTTCTCCAACCAAAACGTCGTCACCGTCTGGAGCGCACCGAACTATTGCTATCGGTGTGGGAACCTGGCGTCGGTCTGCGAGATCGACGAGAATCTGAAGCCCGCCTTCAAGCTGTTTAGCGCCGTCGGGGATGATCAGCGACATGTGCCGACCTCACGACCCGGCCGCA AAGACCCCGGAGCACAACCCGAGGAATGGGTGATCGGCAGTGAGCAGGAAACAGCTTGCCGAGATGACAAAGACGCAGTGGAGAAGAATGATTCCCGCCCATTCGCCCAGAGGACGACGCCCTCGGAGTTGATCCCGTGCTGGCTCAAGTACTTAGTGATGGGGGGGGGCTCGGGGGCCTTTTCGGCACGCATAAACTGCAATCGCAAGATGGAACAAGTTGACGTAGTCATTTGCGGGAGTGGCTCGGCGGGTCTCTGCGCGGCGACCTGGCTAGCACGCTACGGCGTCAAATGCAAGGTCCTCGAGCGCCGCGACGgtccgatgaagatgggACAGGCAGACGGCGTACAGTGCCGCACTGTGGAAATCTTCGAGAGTTTTGGCGTCGGCGAAGAACTGCTGCGCGATGCATATCACGTTCTGGAGGTGAGTTTCTGGGCCGACGAGGGCTCGGGGATAATCAAGCGCACTGGACGCGCCGCCGACGTGAAGCCCGGGCTGTCGCACCAGCCTCATGTCATTCTGAACCAGGCGCGCATGAATGCGCTCCTAATTGGTCTCATGCGCAAATATAATGACCAGGATATTGACTACGGGTACAACGTAACCAACGTCGAGGTGGACAGCGCCTCTGTGGCGGATCATGATGCCCACCCGGTGACGGtgacggcggagaaggatggGGTCAATCAAACCTTCGCGGCCAAGTATGCCCTG GCCTGCGATGGGGCTCACAGCATTGTTCGCAAAGCCCTTGGCTACAGGATGATCGGGGACAGCAGCGATGCCGTCTGGGGCGTCATGGACATGGTGCCGCGAACAGACTTCCCTGACATCCGCAAGAAGTCCACCATCCGATCAGCGGCGGGCAATATCTTGGTCATTCCACGTGAGGGTGAGAGCAACAATCTGACTCGATTCTACATCGAGTTGCCTCCGGGGACCAACCCCAAGGACGTCAAGCTAGAGAATTTGCAGCGACAAGCGCAAAGTATCTTCCACCCGTACAAAGTGGACTTTGTTGAGACCGTGTGGTGGTCGGCGTACGCCATCGGCCAACGGCATGCCGACTTCTTCCACAAAAATCACCGCGTCTTCCTCGCTGGGGATGCCTGCCACACCCACTCCCCCAAGGCCGGCCAAGGAATGAATGTCAGTCTACAAGATGGATATAATATTGGTTGGAAGCTAGGTGAGGTACTGACGGGGCTGGCGGTCCCCGAAATTTTGAAGACGTATGTTctggagcgcgagaaggTTGCCATTGACCTGATCAACTTTGACCGCTACTTTTCGAAACTATTTTCGTCCAGCTCATCTGGAAAGAAGGCCACCCCGGCCGAGTTCCAGGAAGGATTTACCAAGTCAGGCAAATATACTGCAGGCTTGACAGCCAAGTATGATGTCTCGCCCATCACGGCAGCGTTGGAATTGACCCAACTCGCTTCAAATGTCGTCGTTGGCATGCGCCTGCCCAGCGCACAGATCGTCCGATTCTGCGACTCCAAGCCCATGCAACTCATGCAGTCCCTCAAATCTGATGGCCGTTGGCGTGTGATAGTGTTTGGGGGCGACCTTTCCGTTCCGGCGAGCCAAGAAAAGCTGAATGCG CTCGGAAAATATCTGGATTCCCTTGATGGGCCTATTCATTCCTTTACGCCTCAGTCTGCCCATGCGGACAGCCTGATTGAGACCATTCTGGTGGGCCATGGAAAGCGCCACGATGTTGAGCTCGAGCAGATTCCTGAGTGTTTCTACCCGGTGTCAGGCAAGAATCAGACTAGAG ACTTGCACAAGATCTTctatgatgatgaggccTACAACCTGACACATGGTCATGCCTACGACTTCTTAGGCATTGATCCAAAAGAAGGAGCCATTGTTATCGTTCGCCCAGATCAAT ACGTCTCTGCCGTGGTGAACCTCGGCGAGTATCTCGAGATTGGGAAATTTTTCGCCGGATTCTTGAAACGTCAAACGTAG
- a CDS encoding uncharacterized protein (ID:PFLUO_007320-T1.cds;~source:funannotate) — protein sequence MGHQETPNIFTGCHALGKWNTPYDYVPWKAAGVVFVLFFGLSGVVHMIQFSWKRTWWCSVFTIGCLAPVFFTAGLYILLGRLIMVAGRESSYLSPKAYLWIFCVADLISLLMQAAGGGLASIESSARKSTALGSNLMLAGIVFQTASITIFVICAVDFVRRTSRRHLDLHRKSLNPMLYAMFFSLTCVYIRSIYRVVELAQGWSGFLITHQVYFVVLDGMMMVLAVGVFNFVHPGWLLSPKSEFAMPKKVSTVSLDRSPNVSYATNPAYPPTLNPAYQSPQYRLTPVRDN from the exons ATGGGCCACCAGGAGACCCCAAACATCTTCACTGGGTGCCATGCACTGGGCAAGTGGAATACTCCGTACGACTATGTCCCTTGGAAGGCTGCGGGCGTTGTTTTCGTTCTCTTCTTTGGTCTTTCGGGGGTTGTCCACATGATCCAGTTTTCCTGGAAACGGACATGGTGGTGCTCTGTGTTCACCATTGGATGTTTGG CCCCCGTCTTTTTCACCGCGGGCCTCTATATCCTCCTGGGTCGCTTGATCATGGTGGCTGGGAGGGAAAGTTCCTACCTCTCACCCAAGGCGTATCTCTGGATTTTCTGCGTCGCGGACTTGATCTCTCTGCTGATGCAGGCCGCCGGTGGTGGATTGGCTTCCATTGAGTCCAGCGCACGTAAATCAACGGCTCTCGGCTCTAACCTGATGCTGGCCGGTATCGTATTCCAGACGGCTTCCATTACCATCTTCGTCATTTGCGCTGTCGACTTCGTCCGTCGCACCTCGCGCCGCCACCTCGACCTGCATCGGAAGTCACTGAATCCTATGCTATACgccatgttcttctcgtTGACTTGCGTCTACATCCGGAGTATCTATCGTGTTGTTGAGCTGGCTCAGGGTTGGTCTGGTTTTCTGATCACCCACCAGGTCTACTTTGTGGTTCTTgatgggatgatgatggtgctCGCTGTGGGAGTCTTCAACTTTGTTCATCCGGGATGGCTGCTCTCCCCCAAGAGCGAGTTCGCAATGCCCAAGAAGGTATCGACTGTCTCCTTGGATAGGTCTCCCAACGTATCTTACGCCACCAACCCAGCGTACCCACCGACTTTGAATCCTGCCTACCAGAGCCCGCAGTACCGGTTGACCCCGGTTCGGGACAATTGA
- a CDS encoding uncharacterized protein (ID:PFLUO_007317-T1.cds;~source:funannotate): MDSYTVAPHLEYFKQPLAAFTTARPEFDSFGVGAYTFSTCSRQDADHTPHILLLQRARTDSMGGCWEGPGGAYEPEIDATLLDGVVREVLEESGLHVSRIVELVAVDSWLHTRRSDGTKERIAKYTFIVEVHEAMHQSKAVPYEDMLVRMEASEHQAFEWAVEDDVRLSLTPGQGPYKFPLACIGHQAPNILRAFELFGALQPRTM, translated from the coding sequence ATGGACTCCTACACGGTCGCTCCACATCTTGAGTACTTCAAGCAGCCCTTGGCAGCCTTTACCACAGCTCGACCTGAATTCGATAGTTTCGGCGTTGGCGCCTACACATTCTCCACCTGCTCGCGCCAAGATGCCGACCACACGCCGCACATTCTTCTCCTGCAACGCGCGCGTACGGACTCCATGGGCGGCTGCTGGGAGGGCCCTGGAGGCGCCTACGAGCCTGAGATTGACGCGACCTTGCTAGACGGTGTGGTACGGGAAGTATTAGAGGAGAGTGGCCTACACGTTTCGCGGATCGTCGAACTGGTTGCGGTGGATAGTTGGCTGCATACACGCCGGAGTGATGGCACCAAGGAACGAATCGCCAAATATACGTTCATCGTCGAGGTGCACGAGGCAATGCATCAGTCGAAGGCTGTGCCGTACGAGGACATGCTCGTCCGGATGGAGGCATCGGAGCATCAGGCCTTCGAGTGGGCTGTAGAGGATGATGTTCGGCTTTCGCTGACTCCAGGACAAGGCCCGTACAAATTCCCACTGGCTTGTATCGGCCACCAAGCTCCTAACATCCTCCGCGCGTTTGAGCTTTTTGGGGCGCTGCAACCCCGGACAATGTGA
- a CDS encoding uncharacterized protein (ID:PFLUO_007318-T1.cds;~source:funannotate), whose amino-acid sequence MAAWDDKDVLVDRRVYEEPRLRTYHVAPMHEKVQAFNIRPSLRHVLLATMLIMAMVFCWPGGHRHPIAELPIEQRVHKILSGTPLIDGHDDLPIIIRALFKNHIYGDNFTSLFVNGTMPLHVDLPRLKQGMVGGTFWSVYVPCPKDWSDFSDENYAGSVRETMEQVDVMSRVQRAYPHVFSAPPNGTTAMSAFQDGKVISPLGIEGLHSIGNSLAHLRIFYELGVSYATLTHNCHNIYADAAVVELPQGGAKVAKPHWHGVSDAGQKLVSEMNRIGMIVDLAHVSVDTMRDVLGAGKTEWPGSRAPVIFSHSSAYAICPHPRNVPDDILALVRERNSLVMVNFSPSFISCTASNSTDGLPEDDPANATLERVVDHIIHIGTVAGFDHVGLGSDFDGIPTVPQGLEDVSKFPNLIAELLQRGISDEDAAKVAGGNLLRVWKEVDRVALEMQAADDSPAED is encoded by the exons ATGGCGGCCTGGGACGACAAGGATGTCCTGGTCGATCGTCGTGTCTATGAGGAGCCTCGTCTGCGCACGTACCATGTTGCTCCCATGCATGAAAAAGTCCAAGCTTTCAACATCCGACCGAGCTTACGGCACGTGCTCCTGGCCACGATGCTgatcatggccatggtgttcTGCTGGCCCGGGGGCCACCGGCATCCCATCGCGGAACTACCCATTGAGCAGCGCGTGCACAAGATCCTCTCGGGGACGCCACTGATCG ACGGTCATGACGATCTTCCAATCATAATTCGGGCACTCTTCAAAAACCACATCTATGGGGATAATTTCACTTCGCTGTTCGTAAATGGCACCATGCCCTTACACGTGGATCTCCCTCGCCTGAAGCAAGGCATGGTCGGGGGGACCTTCTGGAGCGTGTACGTCCCTTGCCCGAAGGACTGGTCGGATTTTTCGGATGAGAACTATGCAGGAA GTGTCCGAGAGACCATGGAGCAGGTGGACGTGATGTCGCGTGTCCAGCGAGCTTACCCTCATGTCTTCTCTGCACCGCCCAACGGTACGACCGCCATGAGTGCGTTTCAAGACGGTAAGGTCATCTCGCCGCTTGGAATCGAGGGCTTACATTCTATCGGAAACTCACTGGCCCACTTGCGCATCTTTTACGAGCTGGGCGTCTCCTACGCGACCCTCACGCACAACTGCCACAACATATACgccgatgccgccgtcgTGGAGCTTCCACAGGGTGGTGCGAAAGTGGCTAAACCTCACTGGCACGGAGTCAGCGATGCAGGTCAGAAACTTGTTTCTGAAATGAATCGCATCGGCATGATCGTCGATCTGGCGCATGTTAGTGTCGACACGATGCGCGATGTGCTGGGCGCGGGCAAGACTGAATGGCCGGGTAGTCGGGCCCCGGTGATCTTCAGCCACAGCTCTGCGTATGCAATCTGCCCGCACCCGCGCAACGTGCCCGATGACATTCTGGCTCTGGTTCGAGAGAGAAATTCGCTGGTCATGGTCAACTTCTCGCCGAGCTTTATCTCGTGTACCGCATCCAATAGTACTGATGGTTTGCCGGAGGATGATCCCGCCAACGCCACTTTGGAACGGGTTGTAGaccacatcatccacatcggcACCGTGGCTGGCTTTGACCACGTCGGGCTGGGCAGTGATTTTGACGGCATTCCGACTGTCCCACAGGGGCTCGAGGACGTGTCCAAGTTCCCGAACCTGATCGCCGAGCTGTTGCAACGAGGCATCAGTGACGAGGATGCAGCCAAGGTGGCCGGAGGGAATCTACTTCGCGTGTGGAAGGAGGTGGATCGGGTggcgctggagatgcagGCCGCCGACGACTCGCCGGCCGAGGATTGA
- a CDS encoding uncharacterized protein (ID:PFLUO_007316-T1.cds;~source:funannotate), which yields MRSSDLTSEEGTQAKGLVVHGHRRKWSPPSPYPLKVGLRGMVGVLRRTANGTAVAPRNPDSLRADKIAFGLGLGSALPTTEGQVDVLIVGAGPAGLMLANWLSRTGLSTRIVDKRGTKIFNGQADGLQCRTLEIFDSFDFAHRVWRESNHMLEICLWNPDENGQIRRSDRIPDTIPGISRFQQVVLHQGRIERFFLDSIKKHSDIDVERGVLPTAFDFDDSKAADFNDYPITVTLRTLSEEDAMPQQQYQHQKTADGQSIASDGLFRSNLTADDTDDLVRAAETNARADQVESVKAKFLVGCDGAHSWVRQQLGFKLEGDSTDYIWGVLDIIPVTDFPDIRQRCAIHSASAGSVMVIPRENKLVRLYIQLQATEHAQGGGKADRSRITPDMILQSAQRILHPYKLTYSYCDWWTAYQIGQRVGDQFSLHERVFLAGDAVHTHSPKAGQGMNVSMQDTYNLGWKLAHVLKGYSEGSLLKTYQSERRRIARDLIEFDHRFSRLFSGRPAKDVMDEEGVSMEEFKNAFEKGNEFASGIAVNYGASVIVAKEGDSAEQGDGTDVRTQESHRVVSKPQLATAIPVGKRMPSFKVLNQSDARPWHLQELLKSNGRWRIIVFAGQLTAPQNMQRMKQLGARLGAPSSFLHQYTPAGQPIDSVIEILTIHAGPRTSLELLDLPEAFHPYSEQQGWDYWKVFVDDQSYHEGHGQAYMNYGIDPSRGASLIIRPDQYVSWVGEVDDYDEMARFFSGFMKPQTAGKEVDAA from the exons ATGCGGTCTTCCGATCTGACTTCGGAAGAAGGCACGCAGGCCAAGGGTCTCGTCGTGCACGGGCATCGTCGGAAGTGGTCGCCCCCAAGTCCTTACCCTCTGAAGGTGGGGTTGCGGGGCATGGTCGGGGTATTGAGACGCACGGCCAATGGCACGGCGGTCGCCCCCCGGAATCCCGATAGTTTACGAGCCGATAAGATCGCCTTCGGATTAGGCCTCGGAA GCGCTCTTCCCACAACCGAAGGCCAGGTCGATGTGCTCATTGTCGGAGCTGGTCCCGCGGGCCTCATGCTGGCCAACTGGCTGAGTCGTACCGGACTCAGTACTCGCATTGTCGATAAGCGTGGCACTAAG ATCTTCAACGGCCAGGCGGATGGCTTGCAATGCCGCACcctggagatcttcgacTCGTTTGACTTTGCCCATCGGGTCTGGCGCGAGTCGAACCACATGCTCGAGATCTGTCTCTGGAACCCCGATGAGAACGGGCAGATCCGCCGCTCGGACCGTATCCCCGATACTATCCCCGGCATCAGTCGTTTTCAGCAGGTCGTGCTGCATCAGGGTCGTATTGAACGGTTTTTCCTCGATTCGATCAAAAAGCACAGTGACATTGACGTTGAGCGCGGTGTGCTGCCCACGGCCTTTGACTTTGATGACAGCAAAGCTGCCGACTTCAACGACTACCCTATTACCGTCACTCTCCGCACGCTGTCCGAAGAGGACGCCATGCCTCAGCAGCAGTATCAGCACCAGAAGACGGCCGACGGCCAGTCCATTGCCAGCGATGGACTCTTTCGAAGCAATTTAACTGCCGATGATACTGATGACCTCGTCCGCGCAGCAGAGACCAATGCCCGTGCTGACCAGGTTGAGTCTGTCAAAGCCAAATTTCTCGTCGGCTGTGACGGTGCACACTCGTGGGTGCGCCAGCAACTCGGTTTCAAGTTAGAAGGCGACTCGACAGACTATATCTGGGGCGTATTGGATATCATCCCCGTCACTGACTTCCCGGATATTCGACAGCGCTGTGCTATCCACTCCGCCAGTGCTGGCAGCGTCATGGTTATTCCGCGCGAGAACAAGTTAGTGCGTCTGTACATCCAACTACAGGCGACAGAGCATGCTCAAGGTGGCGGCAAAGCCGACCGGTCGCGGATTACTCCGGACATGATTCTGCAGTCCGCACAGCGTATTTTGCACCCGTACAAACTGACCTACTCCTACTGCGATTGGTGGACAGCGTACCAGATTGGCCAGCGAGTGGGCGACCAGTTTTCGCTGCACGAGCGCGTGTTTTTAGCCGGTGATGCCGTCCACACGCATTCACCAAAGGCTGGCCAAGGAATGAATGTCAGCATGCAAGACA CATACAACTTGGGATGGAAGCTTGCGCATGTATTGAAAGGGTACAGCGAAGGATCTCTTCTTAAAACCTATCAGTCCGAGAGAAGACGAATCGCTCGGGACCTCATCGAATTTGATCACCGCTTCTCCAGACTGTTTTCGGGCCGGCCAGCGAAGGATGTtatggatgaagaaggagTCAGCATGGAAGAATTCAAGAACGCGTTTGAGAAGGGCAATGAGTTTGCCAGCGGAATTG CGGTCAACTACGGCGCCAGCGTGATCGTTGCAAAAGAAGGTGACAGCGCAGAACAAGGTGACGGCACAGATGTGAGGACCCAGGAATCTCACCGGGTAGTTAGCAAGCCACAATTGGCGACAGCAATTCCTGTCGGCAAGCGAATGCCCAGTTTTAAGGTGCTCAATCAATCGGACGCCCGGCCGTGGCACTTGCAGGAACTACTGAAGAGCAACGGCCGCTGGAGGATCATTGTGTTCGCCGGCCAGCTAACAGCTCCACAAAATATGCAGCGTATGAAACAGCTAGGGGCACGACTCGGGGCGCCGAGTTCGTTTCTGCATCAATACACGCCGGCCGGCCAGCCGATTGACAGCGTGATCGAAATTTTGACCATACATGCCGGTCCACGTACGAGCTTAGAGCTGCTGGACTTGCCAGAGGCTTTCCACCCGTACAGTGAACAGCAGGGTTGGGATTATTGGAAGGTATTTGTGGATGATCAATCGTACCATGAGGGGCATGGCCAAGCTTATATGAATTATGGCATTGATCCCAGTCGTGGTGCTAGTCTCATCATTCGACCGGATCAATATGTCAGCTGGGTAGGAGAAGTGGATGATTATGATGAGATGGCACGGTTCTTCTCCGGTTTTATGAAGCCGCAGACTGCTGGAAAAGAGGTTGATGCCGCCTGA
- a CDS encoding uncharacterized protein (ID:PFLUO_007319-T1.cds;~source:funannotate), translating to MIVTAYHRDCPPLEELSHVIEHGLRQNFVFAKAEAVQCPDLRQPPFGLAAPGLSGNPCIGDVGGRQNLFPTPNLRAKYSLLSLADKMRMSPSQGFILGAGAAPFQDIGQNAELAPNIAWEQKDGFSPNFDDPASLTVTNGTRVVEVTRDRSGNRDIRCGKTSSTNCALMMNLYGSDGATGTVIKVTARARTGPQNFTDCIRSSLRDAYGDTRAISLGGAFLLKSGSANFHVMPDFPAPNQLPFRDRKQVEEEWLKYHVCTAPVVCLTVLHSADPDNLELRMEHTHCFEEDGNSKGGHYHYDIDCGEDVEYEAYLNVAPVVYRIDRP from the coding sequence ATGATCGTTACCGCCTACCACCGCGATTGCCCGCCTCTGGAAGAATTGTCACACGTCATAGAACACGGTCTCCGACAGAATTTCGTGTTTGCAAAGGCGGAAGCCGTGCAATGTCCTGACCTGCGCCAACCGCCTTTTGGACTGGCTGCACCGGGCCTGTCGGGCAATCCATGCATTGGAGATGTTGGCGGTCGTCAAAATTTGTTTCCGACCCCAAACCTGCGAGCCAAATACTCTCTGCTATCTCTGGCGGATAAGATGCGGATGTCACCGAGCCAAGGGTTCATCCTCGGAGCGGGGGCCGCGCCGTTTCAGGATATAGGCCAGAACGCGGAATTGGCACCGAATATTGCCTGGGAGCAGAAGGACGGCTTTTCACCAAACTTCGACGACCCGGCTTCCCTCACGGTCACGAATGGGACTCGCGTTGTTGAAGTTACCCGAGACCGGTCCGGGAACCGCGATATTAGATGTGGCAAAACCTCGAGCACAAATTGCGCTCTAATGATGAACCTATATGGGTCGGATGGCGCCACCGGGACGGTTATCAAAGTTACCGCTCGAGCGCGCACTGGGCCGCAGAATTTCACTGATTGCATCCGATCGAGCTTACGCGATGCATACGGTGACACTCGGGCCATTAGTCTTGGGGGGGCGTTTTTGCTAAAATCCGGGAGTGCCAACTTTCATGTTATGCCTGACTTCCCAGCCCCGAACCAGTTACCATTCCGAGATCGGAAgcaagtggaagaagaatggctCAAGTATCATGTTTGCACAGCACCGGTTGTTTGTTTAACGGTATTGCATAGTGCCGATCCGGACAACCTGGAGCTTCGAATGGAACACACGCACTGCTTTGAAGAGGATGGGAACTCGAAAGGAGGACATTACCATTATGATATTGACTGTGGGGAGGATGTTGAATATGAGGCCTATCTCAATGTGGCTCCAGTGGTTTACCGGATTGATCGGCCTTGA